One part of the Tamandua tetradactyla isolate mTamTet1 chromosome 18 unlocalized genomic scaffold, mTamTet1.pri SUPER_18_unloc_1, whole genome shotgun sequence genome encodes these proteins:
- the LOC143672859 gene encoding olfactory receptor 8H1-like, whose protein sequence is MGNRNNTNGPDFILMGLTDSEDIRHVLFTLFILIYMITVLGNVGMILIIHLDLQLHTPMYYFLSHLSFLDLSYSTVITPKTLENLLTSNKHISFMGCFTQMSFFFFLGTTECFLLSSMAYDRYVAICNPLHYQAVMSTRLCHSLVTGSYLIGFTESLINVVYINSLYFCKSNVIYHFFCDLNPILVLSCTDTHDTEIMIFILAGSTLMVSLITISLSYGSIMYTLLNINSTSGKCKAFSTCASHFLGVTIFYSTTIFNYLKPKESYSLGKDQVASVFYTMVIPMLNPLIYSLRNKEVKNFLFRIMQKRESSRQLK, encoded by the coding sequence ATGGGAAATAGGAATAACACAAATGGCCCTGACTTCATCCTTATGGGACTGACAGACTCTGAAGATATACGGCATGTTCTCTTTACGCTGTTTATCCTTATTTACATGATTACTGTGCTGGGGAATGTGGGCATGATACTGATAATTCACCTGGATCTCCAGCTTCACACCCCGATGTATTATTTTCTTAGTCACCTGTCATTCCTTGACCTTAGTTACTCAACAGTCATCACACCTAAAACATTAGAGAATTTGTTGACCTCCAACAAGCATATTTCATTCATGGGCTGCTTCAcccagatgtctttttttttcttccttggtaCCACTGaatgtttccttctctcttcaatggcctatgaccgctatgtagcTATCTGTAATCCTCTTCACTACCAAGCTGTTATGTCCACGAGACTCTGCCACAGCCTTGTCACTGGGTCCTATTTGATTGGTTTTACTGAATCATTAATCAATGTTGTTTACATAAACAGTTTGTATTTCTGCAAATCCAATGTGAtctatcactttttctgtgacttAAACCCCATTTTAGTCCTGTCCTGTACTGACACTCATGATACTGAAATCATGATATTCATTCTTGCTGGCTCCACCTTAATGGTGTCTCTTATCACAATCTCTCTGTCCTATGGATCCATTATGTATACTCTTCTGAATATTAATTCCACTTCAGGAAAATGCAAAGCCTTCTCTACTTGTGCTTCTCACTTCCTGGGAGTCACCATCTTTTACAGTActacaatttttaattatttaaaaccaAAGGAGTCCTATTCCTTGGGAAAAGACCAAGTGGCTTCTGTATTTTATACTATGGTTATCCCCATGCTGAATCCACTCATTTATAGTCTTAggaacaaagaagtaaaaaattttctctttagaaTCATGCAGAAGAGAGAGAGCTCCAGGCAATTGAAATGA